One window from the genome of Sphaerotilus microaerophilus encodes:
- a CDS encoding acyl-CoA dehydrogenase: MNFEFSADQDALREQVRKFLGKESPLGLSRQLMDGEAAASERRDAVWRGLAELGVTALMLPDEAGGIGLGAMELCVVAEEVGRQLSPVPLASTLYLAAQALLLGASADQQQRWLPAVAAGAVGCLAAPLDGVIDVAALPRFDGKNLNGPAALVADGLAAQWAVVLAADAAQQPLWVLARLEQGVGRRALATLDAAKPFAELRFEATPAEALDAVVDAPGLLQRLRNRAAVLLAFEQLGAADAALEMAAAYARERKAFGRAIGSYQGIKHKLADLYTEIQMARAHCYYGAWALAADAADVTAPAPELSAAAAAARVSASRAFSLMAQEGLHVHGGMGYTWELDCHLFLRRARQQAVLLGHELQWSEQLAAELVCWLDTPLPATTRAAVEGAMDFDDTVEEAAFRAECRAWLETHATLKQRPDDFFEPHLNPAERMRLAREWQGRKAAAGFGAISWPQALGGRGGTPMQELIWRQEEGRYNVPTGFFNVSLGMVIPSLMAHAAKEVLAQHIAPALTGQHLWCQLLSEPGAGSDLGMVRTRAERCDGPDGTAGWRLNGQKVWTSLAQFADFGLVLARSDPEQPKFDGMTTFFIDMKSPGVTVRPIRQASGEAEFNEVFLEDVFVPDSQRVGAVNAGWKTTLTGLMSERLSVGGVMPAELWRLVAELLREARFLGASALADGRMRERLTNLYLNGQALWLLQCRALTALSNGRMPGPEMSGAKNVAASTLQGISAFAIDLQGPRGVLAANELGERFALIERLWFGAAGMRIAGGTDEIVRNSIGERVLGLPGEPRSDKGVPFSQLVR, translated from the coding sequence ATGAACTTCGAGTTTTCCGCCGACCAGGATGCGCTGCGCGAGCAGGTTCGCAAGTTCCTCGGCAAGGAATCGCCGCTGGGCCTGTCGCGCCAGCTGATGGATGGAGAAGCTGCCGCCAGCGAGCGCCGGGACGCGGTCTGGCGCGGCTTGGCCGAGCTGGGCGTCACCGCGCTGATGCTGCCCGACGAGGCGGGCGGCATCGGCCTGGGCGCGATGGAGCTGTGTGTGGTGGCTGAGGAAGTCGGTCGCCAGCTCAGCCCGGTGCCCCTGGCGTCGACGCTGTACCTGGCAGCCCAGGCCCTGCTTCTGGGTGCCAGCGCCGATCAGCAGCAGCGCTGGCTGCCGGCGGTGGCCGCTGGTGCAGTGGGCTGCCTGGCGGCGCCGCTGGATGGTGTGATCGATGTGGCCGCGCTGCCGCGCTTCGACGGCAAGAACCTGAACGGACCCGCCGCCCTGGTGGCCGACGGCCTGGCCGCGCAGTGGGCGGTGGTGCTGGCGGCTGATGCCGCACAGCAGCCGCTGTGGGTGCTCGCGAGACTGGAGCAGGGCGTGGGCCGGCGTGCGCTGGCGACGCTGGATGCCGCCAAGCCCTTTGCCGAGCTGCGCTTCGAGGCCACGCCGGCCGAGGCACTGGATGCTGTGGTGGATGCCCCCGGCCTGCTGCAGCGCCTGCGCAATCGTGCGGCCGTGCTGCTGGCCTTCGAGCAGCTCGGGGCAGCCGATGCGGCGCTGGAGATGGCGGCCGCCTATGCGCGCGAGCGCAAGGCCTTCGGCCGCGCCATCGGCTCCTACCAGGGCATCAAGCACAAGCTGGCCGATCTCTACACCGAGATCCAGATGGCCCGCGCGCATTGTTACTACGGCGCCTGGGCGCTGGCGGCCGACGCCGCCGATGTGACCGCACCGGCCCCCGAACTGTCCGCCGCAGCTGCTGCCGCGCGCGTCAGTGCCAGCCGGGCCTTCAGCCTGATGGCTCAGGAAGGCCTGCATGTGCACGGCGGCATGGGCTACACCTGGGAGCTGGATTGCCACCTCTTCCTGCGCCGTGCGCGCCAGCAGGCGGTGCTGCTGGGCCATGAGCTGCAGTGGAGCGAGCAGCTGGCAGCGGAGCTGGTGTGCTGGCTCGACACACCGCTGCCGGCCACGACCCGCGCGGCCGTGGAAGGCGCGATGGACTTCGACGATACGGTCGAGGAGGCGGCCTTCCGTGCCGAGTGCCGTGCCTGGCTGGAGACCCATGCCACGCTGAAGCAGCGCCCCGACGACTTCTTCGAGCCGCATCTGAACCCGGCTGAGCGCATGCGCCTGGCGCGCGAATGGCAGGGCCGCAAGGCGGCGGCCGGCTTTGGCGCCATCTCCTGGCCACAGGCGCTGGGTGGGCGGGGCGGTACGCCGATGCAGGAGCTGATCTGGCGCCAGGAAGAAGGGCGCTACAACGTGCCCACCGGCTTCTTCAATGTCAGCCTGGGCATGGTGATTCCTTCGCTGATGGCCCATGCCGCGAAGGAGGTGCTGGCCCAGCACATCGCGCCGGCGCTGACCGGGCAGCACCTGTGGTGCCAGCTGTTGTCCGAGCCCGGTGCCGGCTCCGATCTGGGCATGGTGCGCACGCGCGCCGAGCGCTGCGACGGCCCGGACGGCACGGCAGGCTGGCGCCTGAACGGCCAGAAGGTCTGGACCTCGCTGGCGCAATTTGCCGACTTCGGTCTGGTGCTGGCCCGCAGCGATCCGGAGCAGCCCAAGTTCGACGGCATGACGACCTTCTTCATCGACATGAAGAGTCCGGGCGTGACGGTACGCCCCATCCGCCAGGCCAGCGGCGAGGCCGAGTTCAACGAGGTATTCCTCGAGGACGTGTTTGTGCCGGACAGCCAGCGTGTGGGCGCCGTGAATGCCGGCTGGAAGACCACGCTGACCGGCCTGATGAGTGAGCGCCTGTCGGTCGGTGGCGTGATGCCGGCCGAGCTGTGGAGGCTGGTCGCCGAGTTGCTGCGCGAGGCGCGTTTTCTCGGCGCCAGCGCCCTGGCCGATGGCCGCATGCGTGAACGCCTGACGAACCTCTACCTGAACGGACAGGCGCTCTGGCTGCTGCAGTGCCGTGCCTTGACGGCGCTCTCCAACGGCCGCATGCCGGGCCCGGAGATGAGCGGCGCCAAGAACGTGGCGGCCAGTACGCTGCAGGGCATCAGCGCCTTCGCCATCGATCTGCAGGGTCCGCGCGGGGTGCTGGCGGCCAACGAGCTGGGCGAGCGCTTTGCGCTGATCGAGCGCCTCTGGTTCGGCGCGGCCGGCATGCGCATCGCCGGCGGCACCGACGAGATCGTGCGCAACAGCATCGGCGAGCGCGTGCTGGGCCTGCCCGGCGAACCACGCAGCGACAAGGGCGTGCCGTTCAGCCAGCTCGTTCGTTGA
- a CDS encoding 3-hydroxyacyl-CoA dehydrogenase NAD-binding domain-containing protein, whose amino-acid sequence MNQEVIRYAVDADGIATLTIDYPGKSMNVIDQAFMDSLDAGIARLVADPAVKGGILTSGKEAFVAGADLVTMEDNLDGMADDSVDVMFEKYASLSRVYRRVETCGKPLVAVINGIAMGGGFELCLACHHRVMADAPGVVVGLPEVQVGLVPGAGGTQRLPRLIGVTASLPWLLEGKSADAATALKAGLVHEVVAPAELMAAARRWLLDAPKAVQPWDEKGFRIPGGNALDPRVAPAFVVGNAMLQAGTCHNLPAPLAIQSCVFEGTQLPIDKGLRIETKYLLHTAQFSPVSRSMIRTLFINKSKAEKGLHRPAGLAPFKCAKLGMIGAGMMGGGISLNAAQRGIQVVLIDRDPVSAERGKAHAAKSLAKRVQRGRMTQDKADAILARITPSTDYELLRDADMVVEAVFEDRAIKAEVTKKLDAVLPPSCVLATNTSALPITLLAQASARPDRFIGLHFFSPADKMPLVEVIRGQATSDATLAQALDFVAQLKKTPIVVNDRRGFFTSRFIGAFVDDAIGMVAEGIHPALIDHCARHAGMPVGPLAITDELSIELSVHAGESQRKEFPDEYKEGRSVPVLRRLYGLGRLGRKNGQGFYDYDAQGGKRLWPGLAELYPRRAIQPSPDDLKQRILYVQAVEAARAMEEGVLLDPADGDVGSILGVGYPAYTGGPFCFIDGVGLKAFVAEADRLADLFGEQLRPPHLLREMAERGQTFYGRTARPMATAQASRA is encoded by the coding sequence ATGAACCAAGAAGTCATCCGTTACGCTGTCGACGCCGACGGAATCGCCACCCTGACCATCGACTATCCGGGCAAGTCGATGAACGTCATCGACCAGGCCTTCATGGACAGCCTGGACGCCGGCATCGCCCGCCTGGTGGCCGACCCAGCCGTCAAGGGCGGCATCCTCACCTCGGGCAAGGAGGCCTTCGTGGCCGGTGCCGATCTGGTGACGATGGAGGACAACCTGGACGGCATGGCCGACGACAGCGTCGATGTCATGTTCGAGAAGTACGCCTCGCTGTCGCGCGTGTACCGCCGCGTCGAGACCTGCGGCAAGCCCCTGGTGGCGGTCATCAACGGCATCGCCATGGGCGGCGGTTTCGAGCTCTGCCTGGCCTGCCACCACCGAGTGATGGCCGATGCACCGGGTGTGGTCGTGGGCCTGCCGGAGGTGCAGGTGGGGCTGGTGCCCGGCGCCGGCGGCACGCAGCGCCTGCCGCGCCTGATCGGCGTCACCGCTTCTCTGCCCTGGCTGTTGGAGGGCAAGAGCGCCGACGCGGCTACCGCGCTCAAAGCCGGCCTTGTCCACGAGGTGGTGGCACCCGCCGAGCTGATGGCCGCGGCCAGGCGCTGGCTGCTGGACGCGCCCAAGGCCGTTCAGCCCTGGGACGAGAAGGGCTTCAGGATCCCCGGCGGCAACGCGCTGGACCCGCGTGTGGCACCGGCCTTCGTGGTTGGCAACGCGATGCTGCAGGCCGGCACCTGTCACAACCTGCCGGCACCGCTGGCCATCCAGAGCTGCGTCTTCGAGGGCACGCAGCTGCCCATCGACAAGGGTCTGCGCATCGAGACCAAGTACCTGCTGCACACGGCACAGTTCAGCCCGGTCTCGCGCAGCATGATCCGCACGCTCTTCATCAACAAGAGCAAGGCCGAGAAAGGCCTGCACCGGCCAGCAGGCTTGGCACCGTTCAAGTGCGCCAAGCTCGGCATGATTGGCGCGGGCATGATGGGCGGCGGCATCTCGCTGAACGCCGCGCAGCGGGGCATCCAGGTGGTGCTGATCGACCGTGACCCGGTATCTGCCGAGCGGGGCAAGGCCCATGCCGCCAAGTCGCTGGCCAAGCGCGTACAGCGCGGACGCATGACGCAGGACAAGGCCGATGCCATCCTGGCGCGCATCACGCCCAGCACCGACTATGAGTTGCTGCGCGACGCCGACATGGTGGTCGAGGCCGTGTTCGAGGACCGCGCGATCAAGGCCGAGGTCACGAAGAAGTTGGACGCCGTACTGCCACCAAGCTGCGTGCTCGCCACCAACACTTCGGCCCTGCCGATCACGCTGCTGGCCCAGGCCAGCGCCCGGCCGGATCGTTTCATCGGCCTGCACTTCTTCTCGCCGGCCGACAAGATGCCGCTGGTCGAGGTGATCCGCGGCCAGGCCACCTCGGACGCGACGCTGGCCCAGGCGCTGGACTTCGTCGCCCAGCTGAAGAAGACGCCCATCGTCGTCAATGACCGCCGCGGCTTTTTCACGAGTCGTTTCATCGGCGCCTTCGTGGACGACGCCATCGGCATGGTGGCCGAGGGCATCCACCCCGCGCTGATCGACCACTGCGCCCGCCACGCCGGTATGCCGGTGGGCCCGCTGGCCATCACAGACGAGCTGTCCATCGAGCTGTCGGTGCATGCCGGCGAGTCGCAGCGCAAGGAGTTCCCCGACGAGTACAAGGAAGGCCGCTCGGTGCCGGTGCTCCGGCGCCTGTACGGGCTGGGCCGGCTGGGGCGCAAGAACGGCCAGGGCTTCTATGACTACGACGCCCAGGGCGGCAAGCGCCTGTGGCCGGGTCTGGCCGAGCTCTACCCTCGCCGCGCGATACAGCCCAGCCCGGATGACCTGAAGCAGCGCATCCTCTATGTGCAGGCCGTCGAGGCGGCGCGTGCGATGGAAGAGGGCGTGCTGCTGGACCCGGCCGATGGCGATGTGGGCTCGATTCTTGGCGTGGGCTATCCGGCCTATACCGGCGGGCCGTTCTGCTTCATCGACGGCGTGGGCCTGAAGGCCTTCGTCGCCGAAGCCGACCGCCTGGCGGACCTCTTCGGTGAGCAGCTGCGCCCGCCGCACCTGCTGCGCGAGATGGCCGAGCGGGGCCAGACCTTCTATGGCCGGACGGCACGGCCCATGGCCACAGCCCAGGCCTCCCGGGCCTGA
- a CDS encoding alkene reductase yields the protein MPKLLFTPTRLGDLDLANRIVMAPMTRNRADPDGTPNALMAEHYAQRAGAGLIVAEGSWPSPAGQAYSRQPGICTEAHAEGWRAVTDAVHARGGRIVLQLMHAGRIGSHHIKPAGVETVSASALTAQGEIWTDAAGMQPFDTPRALDTDEVRAVVAEHAQAAALAVRAGFDGVELHGTSGYLAMQFLSSATNLRSDCYGGAAAARARFAVECLQAMGAAIGAGRVGLRLNPGNTYNDTADEDSAATHAELMRQASLLGLAYLHVMRSPVAGIDAFALAREHFAGPLILNDGFDGPSAEAALQAGQGEAVSFARHFIANPDLPERLRQGQPLARFDRRTLYTAGVAGYTDYPPG from the coding sequence ATGCCCAAGCTCCTCTTCACGCCGACCCGGCTCGGCGATCTCGACCTGGCTAACCGCATCGTGATGGCGCCGATGACGCGCAACCGCGCCGATCCAGACGGTACCCCCAACGCCTTGATGGCCGAGCACTATGCGCAGCGTGCCGGTGCGGGCCTGATCGTCGCGGAGGGCAGCTGGCCCAGCCCGGCCGGCCAGGCCTACAGCCGCCAGCCCGGCATCTGCACCGAGGCCCATGCCGAGGGCTGGCGCGCCGTGACCGACGCCGTGCACGCCCGCGGCGGCCGCATCGTGCTGCAGCTGATGCACGCGGGCCGCATCGGCAGCCACCACATCAAGCCGGCCGGTGTCGAGACCGTGTCGGCCTCGGCGCTGACCGCGCAGGGCGAGATCTGGACCGATGCCGCCGGCATGCAGCCCTTCGACACGCCGCGCGCGCTCGACACCGACGAGGTGCGTGCCGTGGTGGCCGAACACGCGCAGGCGGCTGCGCTGGCGGTGCGGGCCGGCTTCGACGGGGTGGAGCTGCACGGTACCAGCGGCTACCTGGCGATGCAGTTCCTCAGCTCGGCAACCAACCTGCGCAGCGACTGCTACGGCGGCGCGGCGGCGGCCCGGGCGCGCTTCGCCGTCGAATGCCTGCAGGCGATGGGCGCAGCCATCGGCGCCGGCCGAGTCGGTCTGCGATTGAACCCCGGGAACACCTACAACGACACCGCCGACGAGGACTCCGCGGCCACGCATGCCGAACTGATGCGCCAGGCCTCGTTGCTGGGCCTGGCCTATCTGCACGTGATGCGCTCGCCGGTCGCGGGGATCGATGCCTTCGCGCTGGCGCGTGAACACTTTGCTGGGCCGTTGATCCTCAACGACGGCTTCGACGGCCCGAGTGCCGAGGCTGCGCTGCAGGCCGGGCAGGGCGAGGCGGTGTCATTCGCCCGGCATTTCATCGCCAATCCGGACCTGCCCGAGCGGCTGCGGCAGGGTCAGCCGCTGGCCCGATTCGACCGCCGCACGCTCTATACCGCTGGTGTGGCGGGCTACACCGACTATCCACCGGGCTGA
- a CDS encoding nuclear transport factor 2 family protein, translated as MSGAAKSLEERIDRLESLDAIRQLAGKYALSLDMRDMDAHVNLFAPDIRVGRDKVGREHFKAWQDSTLRDQFTGTSHHLGQHIIEFSDVDHATGVVYSKNEHECGPEWVIMQMLYWDDYERIDGTWYFRRRLPCYWYATDLNRPPIGDMKMRWPGREPYWGSFHELFPSWREFWAQRPDKDSLPQVAPPAPLEQFLKTMRRGTPAPKMRVR; from the coding sequence GTGAGCGGCGCCGCCAAGTCGCTCGAGGAGCGCATCGACCGGCTGGAGTCGCTGGACGCGATCCGCCAGCTGGCCGGGAAGTACGCGCTGTCGCTGGACATGCGCGACATGGACGCGCATGTGAACCTGTTCGCGCCCGACATCCGGGTCGGCCGCGACAAGGTGGGCCGTGAGCATTTCAAGGCCTGGCAGGACAGCACGCTGCGCGACCAGTTCACCGGCACCTCGCACCACCTGGGCCAGCACATCATCGAGTTCAGCGATGTCGACCACGCCACCGGCGTCGTCTACTCCAAGAACGAGCACGAGTGCGGACCCGAGTGGGTGATCATGCAGATGCTCTACTGGGACGACTACGAGCGCATCGACGGTACCTGGTACTTCCGCCGACGGCTGCCCTGCTACTGGTACGCCACGGATCTGAACCGTCCGCCCATCGGCGATATGAAGATGCGCTGGCCCGGCCGCGAGCCCTACTGGGGCAGCTTCCATGAGCTGTTCCCGAGTTGGCGCGAATTCTGGGCGCAGCGTCCCGACAAGGACAGCCTGCCGCAGGTGGCGCCGCCGGCGCCGCTGGAGCAGTTTCTCAAGACGATGCGGCGCGGCACCCCTGCGCCGAAGATGCGCGTGCGCTGA
- a CDS encoding GMC family oxidoreductase, giving the protein MSAALPTAVDYIVVGSGSAGGTLAARLACEQDAGAILLLEAGTVTHRDFMVSMPAGWGAMTYSPRYSWMHETEPEHWAGGRRMAMPRGKALGGSSSINGMIYIRGHRQDYADWVAAGAEGWSWDELLPHFIRTEDHRRLGAPLHGRGGPLTVADLPDLHPMTRQMIEAARQAGLEVVDDFNDGRATGAGTFQVNVRDGRRSSIALNAIVPALQRPNLLLRHGAMVERILFEGRRAVGVRYRMGDGSLHETRAAREVLLCAGAIQSPQLLMCSGVGPAAQLQALGIPVVADLPGVGENLQDHVCAPMSWRLRARQDSMNRHFRGLGLMGSMLRYLAGRSGPMMSAPAEFGAYLKSDPALPYNDIQVFGLPVTGQPEQAGSSGKAPQPDAWPGMTLAPFQVRPFSRGHVRLKTADAAQHPAITMNYLHDERDRRALVWALRFLRELARQPALADRIEAEVRPGPEVQTDAEWLAWAAPMLSTGYHPVGTCRMGRHDDPLAVCTPDLRVRGLQSLRVIDASVMPNLICGNTNATSVAIGDKGADLVLVGAARPVS; this is encoded by the coding sequence ATGAGCGCCGCCTTGCCAACCGCCGTGGATTACATCGTCGTCGGCTCCGGATCGGCCGGCGGCACGCTGGCGGCCCGTCTGGCCTGCGAGCAGGACGCCGGGGCGATCCTGCTGCTGGAGGCCGGCACGGTCACGCACCGGGACTTCATGGTCAGCATGCCGGCCGGCTGGGGCGCTATGACCTACAGTCCGCGCTACTCCTGGATGCACGAGACCGAACCGGAGCACTGGGCGGGCGGGCGCCGCATGGCCATGCCCCGCGGCAAGGCCCTGGGGGGCTCCTCCTCGATCAACGGCATGATCTACATCCGCGGCCACCGGCAGGACTATGCCGACTGGGTGGCCGCCGGGGCCGAGGGCTGGAGCTGGGACGAGCTGCTGCCCCACTTCATCCGCACCGAGGACCATCGGCGCCTGGGCGCTCCGCTGCACGGCCGGGGCGGCCCGTTGACGGTGGCCGACCTGCCCGACCTCCACCCGATGACGCGGCAGATGATCGAGGCCGCCCGCCAGGCTGGCCTGGAGGTGGTCGACGACTTCAACGACGGCCGGGCCACCGGCGCCGGCACCTTCCAGGTCAATGTTCGCGACGGCCGGCGTTCCTCCATCGCCCTGAACGCCATCGTGCCGGCCCTGCAGCGTCCCAACCTGCTGCTGCGCCACGGTGCGATGGTCGAGCGCATCCTCTTCGAGGGCCGGCGTGCGGTGGGCGTGCGCTACCGCATGGGCGACGGCAGCCTGCATGAAACCCGCGCAGCGCGCGAGGTGCTGCTCTGTGCCGGTGCCATCCAGTCGCCCCAGTTGTTGATGTGCTCCGGCGTGGGGCCGGCGGCGCAGTTGCAGGCCCTGGGGATTCCGGTGGTGGCCGATCTGCCGGGGGTGGGCGAGAACCTGCAGGACCATGTCTGTGCACCGATGTCCTGGCGCCTGCGCGCGCGGCAGGACAGCATGAACCGGCATTTTCGCGGCCTCGGGCTGATGGGCTCGATGCTGCGCTACCTGGCCGGTCGCAGCGGCCCCATGATGAGTGCGCCGGCAGAGTTCGGCGCCTATCTGAAGAGTGACCCGGCGCTGCCCTACAACGACATCCAGGTCTTCGGCCTGCCGGTCACCGGCCAGCCCGAGCAGGCGGGATCCAGCGGCAAGGCCCCGCAGCCGGACGCCTGGCCCGGCATGACGCTGGCGCCCTTCCAGGTGCGGCCCTTCTCGCGCGGCCATGTGCGCCTGAAGACGGCCGACGCGGCGCAGCACCCGGCGATCACGATGAACTACCTGCACGACGAGCGCGACCGCCGGGCGTTGGTCTGGGCGCTGCGCTTCCTGCGCGAACTGGCCCGCCAGCCGGCCCTGGCCGACCGCATCGAAGCCGAGGTGCGCCCGGGGCCCGAGGTGCAGACCGACGCCGAGTGGCTCGCCTGGGCCGCCCCCATGCTCTCGACGGGCTACCACCCGGTCGGCACCTGCCGCATGGGGCGCCACGACGATCCGCTGGCGGTGTGCACGCCGGACCTGCGCGTGCGCGGCCTGCAGAGCCTGCGCGTCATTGACGCCTCGGTGATGCCCAACCTGATATGCGGCAATACCAACGCCACCTCGGTGGCGATCGGCGACAAGGGCGCCGATCTGGTGTTGGTGGGCGCGGCGCGGCCTGTGTCTTGA
- a CDS encoding AMP-binding protein, with protein sequence MSKPARTFNLADIFSTVAEVHPQRCAFICGEQRLSFRELDERSTRLASALRAQGVKRGDNVGLQLYNSAAYLESFFACCKIGAVPANVNYRYVADELRQLFVSLDLRVLIYSGDFAAEVARVQPQVPTLCLSVQVGPGSGPGARPVQALDFDALMNAGTLELDDPQRSDMDLSLLCTGGTTGAPKGVLWPHKNLFMGALGGGGMYFRRGPVQSLDELAALVAQAPEARYFALAPMMHGAAMWASLISLYAGQTVVVNDQLHFDAEHVWQLCEELGVNILSGVGDAMALPLVQALEKHPGRWNLQQVRVYGNGGAPLSAQVAERIRAALPQVMVSNGLGSSEAGFMGGGEKPADGEGLLVLAPRPDLALIDASHRLRTEPGAEGILSRTGFTPVGYYGDPVKTAETFVTLDGRLWVLTGDQARIDAQGRYVLLGRGSQCINTGGEKVFPEEVEEAVRRYPAVQDVLVVGLPDERWGQRVTAVVELAPGADFSAQELERICREHLAGYKTPRSVHLTDQVRRSPAGKADYRWAREYALAHASVL encoded by the coding sequence ATGAGCAAACCCGCCCGGACCTTCAATCTGGCCGACATCTTCAGCACCGTGGCTGAGGTGCACCCGCAGCGCTGCGCCTTCATCTGCGGCGAGCAGCGCCTGAGCTTCCGGGAGCTCGACGAGCGCTCCACCCGGCTGGCCAGCGCCCTGCGCGCGCAGGGGGTGAAGCGCGGCGACAACGTCGGCCTGCAGCTTTACAACTCGGCTGCCTACCTGGAGAGCTTTTTCGCCTGCTGCAAGATCGGCGCGGTGCCGGCCAATGTGAACTACCGCTATGTGGCCGATGAGCTGCGCCAGCTCTTCGTGTCGCTGGATCTGCGCGTCTTGATCTACAGCGGCGACTTCGCGGCCGAGGTGGCTCGGGTCCAGCCCCAAGTGCCCACGCTGTGCCTGAGCGTGCAGGTGGGGCCGGGTTCGGGGCCGGGCGCCAGGCCCGTTCAGGCGCTGGATTTCGACGCCTTGATGAACGCCGGCACGCTGGAGCTCGACGACCCGCAGCGCAGCGACATGGATCTGAGCCTGCTGTGCACCGGCGGCACCACCGGCGCGCCCAAGGGCGTGCTGTGGCCGCACAAAAATCTGTTCATGGGCGCGCTGGGCGGCGGCGGCATGTACTTCCGCCGCGGCCCGGTGCAGAGCCTGGACGAACTGGCCGCCCTGGTGGCACAGGCGCCCGAGGCCCGCTATTTCGCGCTGGCGCCGATGATGCACGGCGCGGCGATGTGGGCCTCACTGATCAGCCTCTATGCGGGGCAGACCGTCGTGGTGAACGATCAGCTCCATTTCGACGCCGAGCATGTCTGGCAGCTCTGCGAGGAGCTGGGCGTGAACATCCTCTCCGGGGTGGGCGACGCGATGGCGCTGCCGCTGGTGCAGGCGCTCGAGAAGCACCCCGGGCGCTGGAACCTGCAGCAGGTGCGGGTCTATGGCAACGGGGGGGCGCCGTTGTCGGCCCAGGTGGCCGAGCGCATCCGGGCGGCGCTGCCGCAGGTGATGGTGAGCAACGGCCTGGGTTCGTCCGAGGCCGGCTTCATGGGTGGTGGGGAGAAGCCGGCCGACGGCGAGGGCCTGCTGGTGCTGGCGCCGCGGCCGGACCTGGCCCTGATCGACGCATCGCACCGACTGCGTACCGAGCCCGGCGCCGAAGGCATCCTGTCGCGCACTGGCTTCACCCCGGTGGGCTACTACGGCGATCCGGTGAAGACCGCCGAGACCTTCGTGACCCTGGACGGCCGCCTGTGGGTGCTCACCGGCGATCAGGCCCGCATCGATGCGCAGGGCCGCTACGTGCTGCTGGGGCGGGGCTCGCAATGCATCAACACCGGCGGCGAGAAGGTCTTCCCCGAGGAGGTGGAGGAGGCGGTGCGCCGTTACCCGGCGGTGCAGGACGTGCTGGTGGTGGGCTTGCCCGACGAACGCTGGGGCCAGCGTGTCACGGCCGTGGTGGAGCTGGCACCAGGCGCGGACTTCTCTGCGCAGGAACTCGAACGCATCTGCCGCGAGCATCTGGCAGGCTACAAGACGCCGCGTTCGGTGCACCTGACCGACCAGGTGCGGCGCAGCCCGGCGGGCAAGGCGGACTACCGCTGGGCCCGGGAGTATGCGCTGGCCCATGCCAGCGTGCTCTGA
- a CDS encoding acetyl-CoA C-acetyltransferase, with protein MEPTFIYDHVRTPRGKGKPDGSLHELTPVWLASRPLVALRERNGLDTRAVDDVVYGCVVPVGEQGGNIARMAVLQADYDQSVPALQINRYCGSGLESVAFAAAKVMGGQADLTIGGGIEMMSRVPMGSDGGAWAQDPQVASKTYFVMQGISADLLASLRGHSRADVDAYSAESHRRAARAWAEGRFDRSVLPVQDFIGLTLLSRDETIRPDTSVGSLAVLKPAFTEMGRKYGYDSVALQRYPQVEQIEHIHHAGNSSGIVDGAAAVLVGNAEAGVRLGLRPRARIRSFAAIGSEPTLMLDGPAIAARKALARAGMQAGDIDLWELNEAFASVVLTMMEELDIPHERMNVNGGAIAMGHPLGATGAMILGTVLDELERTGKHTALVSLCVAAGMGSAMVIERV; from the coding sequence ATGGAACCTACCTTCATTTACGACCATGTCCGCACGCCGCGCGGCAAGGGCAAGCCCGACGGCAGCCTGCACGAACTGACGCCCGTGTGGCTGGCCAGCCGGCCGCTGGTGGCGCTGCGCGAACGCAATGGCCTGGACACCCGGGCGGTGGACGACGTGGTTTACGGCTGCGTGGTGCCGGTGGGCGAGCAGGGCGGCAACATCGCCCGCATGGCAGTGCTGCAGGCCGACTACGACCAGAGCGTGCCGGCCCTGCAGATCAACCGCTACTGTGGCTCCGGCCTGGAGTCTGTGGCCTTTGCTGCGGCCAAGGTGATGGGCGGCCAGGCCGATCTGACCATCGGCGGCGGCATCGAGATGATGTCGCGTGTGCCCATGGGGTCGGACGGCGGTGCCTGGGCGCAGGACCCGCAGGTCGCCAGCAAGACCTATTTCGTGATGCAGGGCATCTCGGCCGATCTGCTGGCTTCGCTGCGCGGCCACAGCCGTGCCGATGTGGATGCCTATTCGGCCGAGAGCCACCGACGCGCCGCGCGCGCCTGGGCCGAGGGCCGCTTCGACCGATCGGTGCTGCCAGTGCAGGACTTCATCGGCCTGACGCTGCTGTCGCGCGACGAGACCATCCGTCCGGACACTTCGGTCGGAAGTCTGGCCGTGCTGAAGCCCGCCTTCACCGAGATGGGCCGCAAGTACGGCTACGACAGCGTGGCGCTGCAGCGCTATCCGCAAGTCGAACAGATCGAGCACATTCACCACGCGGGCAACAGCTCAGGCATCGTGGACGGGGCGGCCGCGGTGCTCGTCGGCAACGCCGAGGCGGGCGTCCGCCTGGGGCTTCGACCTCGCGCGCGCATCCGCTCCTTTGCCGCCATCGGCTCCGAGCCCACGCTGATGCTCGACGGCCCGGCCATCGCGGCGCGCAAGGCCCTGGCGCGTGCTGGCATGCAGGCCGGCGACATCGACCTGTGGGAGCTCAACGAGGCCTTTGCCTCGGTGGTGCTGACCATGATGGAGGAGCTGGACATCCCGCACGAGCGCATGAATGTCAACGGCGGCGCCATCGCGATGGGCCATCCGCTGGGCGCCACGGGCGCCATGATCCTCGGCACGGTGCTCGACGAGCTGGAGCGAACAGGAAAGCACACCGCGCTGGTCTCGCTGTGCGTGGCCGCCGGCATGGGCTCGGCCATGGTCATCGAACGCGTCTGA